Part of the Deltaproteobacteria bacterium genome is shown below.
GCTTTCCTAAATGGCAGGAGTTCTCTTTTGTAAATGGTCGGCGCAGGTACATTTAAGACTGGAAGCTCAAAATGGGAGTCTGCTACGGTAGCGCCATGTCCAGGGAAATGTTTTGCACACGCCAAAACTCCTTCGCCTTCCATGCCTTTTATAAACGATATTGCTCGGTCTCCGACTTCCTCGGCGCAGTCTGAAAAAGCACGATTGCCAATTACCTGGTTTTGTGGTTCGCAATGAATATCTAGCACCGGCGCAAAATTTAGATTTATCGATAAAGCTCTTAGTTCTAACCCCATGCACGAGCCTACGCCTTCACACTGCTCCTTCCACATGCGAGCCGGAGGAAAGTGCGTAACCGGAGGCGGTAGCCTGTGCACCTTCCCGCCTTCGTGGTCTATCGATACCAAAATGTGTTCATTCCCTATTGCTTCCTTAGCGGTGTTGATAAGTAAATGCAGCTTATTCGGCCAGTTAGCGTCGTCCTTATCGATGTTATGAGAAAAAATTATTATACCAGATGGTTTTAATAGGCTAAGTAGCTCTTTTTCGCGATTGGTTAATGTTAAACCACTTAATCCTACGATGAAATTTTTCCCTATATGAGTTATGGCATTATTCATATGTAGTTAGTATACTGCCTAACGAGAGAATAAGACAATCTACGCTTTGGACGTGAATTGCGTGAAACTAATAGTAGAGAGTGTTTATGAGCAATCCTATTACTGTGCCAGATATAATTAGCAAGCGATACTCTAATGAAAAATTAGTAATGCTTACTGCCTATGATTATGTCTTTGCGAAGTTGGTAGATGCGGCTGGAGTCGATATCATCTTGGTGGGAGACTCATTGGCGACTGTTGTGCAAGGTCTTCGCACTACGCTTCCTGTTAGTGTAGATGAGATGATCTATCATAGCCGCCTTGTTAGCAGAGCTGTAAGAAACGCGCTTGTCGTAGCAGATATGCCGTTTATGTCC
Proteins encoded:
- the nagZ gene encoding beta-N-acetylhexosaminidase; the encoded protein is MNNAITHIGKNFIVGLSGLTLTNREKELLSLLKPSGIIIFSHNIDKDDANWPNKLHLLINTAKEAIGNEHILVSIDHEGGKVHRLPPPVTHFPPARMWKEQCEGVGSCMGLELRALSINLNFAPVLDIHCEPQNQVIGNRAFSDCAEEVGDRAISFIKGMEGEGVLACAKHFPGHGATVADSHFELPVLNVPAPTIYKRELLPFRKAIQRGIHLLMTAHVLYPALDPLNPATTSSIILRDILRGELGFKGAVISDALEMNALSNISAEHLAVSTLRAGVDLLLVAKVDKQLPLEMACELGQHAMIAIDNLTLSESILTESHSHIDELMLYSQLLAKNAKYKDYPISLLWEQGRRIPQIATC